One Natrinema marinum genomic window carries:
- a CDS encoding DUF7534 family protein has protein sequence MELATGYQFLRTFGILAILAVVLSGILSPPDPITQLLYLGPFLLGALLLAALRTYTDILEAIELGR, from the coding sequence ATGGAGCTAGCGACAGGGTACCAGTTTCTGCGGACGTTTGGAATTCTCGCGATACTCGCAGTGGTGCTTTCGGGAATACTGTCCCCGCCCGACCCCATCACGCAACTGCTGTACCTTGGTCCGTTCTTGCTCGGTGCGTTGCTGCTGGCAGCGCTCCGAACGTACACGGACATCCTCGAGGCGATCGAACTCGGGCGCTAA
- the mutS gene encoding DNA mismatch repair protein MutS, with translation MTEATGIVGEFFSLKEGTDAELLAMQCGDFYEFFGEDAELVSEELDLKVSQKSSHGSSYPMAGVPIDDLTPYLKALVERGYRVAVADQYETDSGHAREIVRVVTPGTLLETSDADAQYLAAVVDGSSAGGSSTDAGYGLAFADVTTGRFLVAAADDADDALTELYRFDPVEILPGPDVRTDDDLLNRVRERSDATLTLHETEAFAPKRADHRVRDQFGAETVDRLSVAQPAIAAAGAVLSYVEETGAGVLASMTRIQAHHGDDHVTLDATTQRNLELTETMQGERDGSLFATIDHTETSAGARLLKEWLQRPRRSLEVLERRQESVAALSSAALARDEIQETLGEAYDLARLASKATHGSADARDLVAVHETLAVLPALAEAIASNPDLADSPLAEIVDRPDREAARDLRETLAEAIADDPPSTVTQGELLQYGYDDDLDEVIERHEAVREWLETLADREKGQYGLSHVTVDRNKTDGYYIQVGKSAADGVPDHYEEIKTLKNSKRFTTDELEEKEREILRLEERRGDLEYDLFSDLREEVAARAELLQDVGRALASVDALASLATHAAENRWVQPELHRGDRLEIEQGRHPVVEQTTEFVPNDVRLGPATEAAGQERASGRADEDRGFLVVTGPNMSGKSTYMRQVACIVLLAQIGSFVPAKEAEIGLVDGIFTRVGALDELAQGRSTFMVEMSELSNILHAATEESLVILDEVGRGTATYDGISIAWAATEYLHNEVKAKTLFATHYHELTGLAEKLPRVANVHVAADERDGDVTFLRTVRDGPTDRSYGIHVADLAGVPDPVVDRSRDVLERLREEKAIEAKGGGSSEPVQAVFDLGSGTMQTGGEEQAASTDGGPTAADDAPALDPETEAVLADLESMDVNATPPIELVSKVQELQERLEE, from the coding sequence ATGACCGAGGCGACGGGGATCGTCGGTGAGTTCTTCTCCCTGAAAGAGGGGACCGACGCGGAACTACTGGCGATGCAGTGTGGCGACTTCTACGAGTTCTTCGGCGAGGACGCCGAACTCGTCAGCGAGGAACTCGACCTCAAGGTCTCACAGAAGTCCTCCCACGGCTCGTCGTACCCCATGGCCGGCGTCCCGATCGACGATCTGACGCCCTATCTCAAGGCGCTCGTCGAACGGGGCTACCGCGTCGCCGTCGCCGACCAGTACGAGACCGACTCAGGCCACGCCCGCGAGATCGTCCGCGTCGTGACCCCCGGCACCTTGCTCGAGACCAGCGACGCCGACGCCCAGTACCTCGCGGCGGTCGTCGACGGCTCGAGCGCCGGCGGCTCGTCGACCGACGCGGGGTACGGGCTGGCCTTCGCGGACGTGACGACCGGTCGCTTTCTGGTCGCGGCGGCCGACGACGCCGACGACGCGCTGACGGAACTCTACCGGTTCGACCCGGTCGAGATCCTGCCGGGACCGGACGTGCGGACAGACGACGACCTTCTCAACCGGGTGCGCGAACGCAGCGACGCCACGCTGACGCTCCACGAGACGGAGGCGTTCGCGCCCAAACGGGCCGACCACCGGGTGCGCGACCAGTTCGGAGCCGAGACCGTCGACCGGCTGTCGGTCGCCCAACCCGCGATCGCCGCCGCCGGCGCCGTCCTCTCGTACGTCGAGGAGACCGGCGCGGGCGTACTGGCCTCGATGACTCGCATTCAGGCCCACCACGGCGACGACCACGTCACGCTGGACGCGACCACCCAGCGCAACCTCGAGCTGACCGAGACCATGCAGGGCGAGCGCGACGGCTCGCTGTTCGCGACGATCGACCACACCGAGACCAGCGCCGGCGCCCGGCTCTTGAAGGAGTGGCTCCAGCGCCCCAGACGCTCGCTCGAGGTCCTCGAACGCCGCCAGGAGAGCGTTGCCGCGCTCTCGTCGGCGGCGCTGGCCCGCGACGAGATCCAGGAGACGCTCGGCGAGGCCTACGATCTGGCGCGGCTCGCGTCGAAGGCCACCCACGGCAGCGCGGACGCCCGCGACCTGGTCGCGGTGCACGAGACGCTGGCCGTGCTCCCGGCGCTGGCCGAGGCGATCGCGTCGAACCCCGACCTCGCGGACTCGCCGCTCGCCGAGATCGTCGACCGGCCCGATCGGGAGGCCGCCCGCGACCTGCGTGAGACGCTCGCTGAAGCGATCGCCGACGATCCGCCGTCGACGGTGACCCAGGGCGAACTCCTCCAGTACGGGTACGACGACGACCTCGACGAGGTGATCGAGCGCCACGAGGCGGTTCGAGAGTGGCTCGAGACGCTGGCCGACCGCGAGAAGGGCCAGTACGGCCTCTCCCACGTGACCGTCGACCGGAACAAGACCGACGGCTACTACATCCAGGTCGGCAAGTCGGCCGCCGACGGCGTCCCCGATCACTACGAGGAGATCAAGACGCTGAAGAACTCGAAGCGCTTTACCACCGACGAACTCGAGGAGAAAGAACGCGAGATCCTTCGCCTCGAGGAGCGACGCGGCGACCTCGAGTACGACCTCTTCAGCGACCTCCGGGAAGAGGTCGCCGCGCGGGCCGAACTGCTACAGGACGTGGGGCGGGCGCTGGCGTCGGTCGACGCGCTCGCCAGTCTCGCGACCCACGCGGCCGAGAACCGCTGGGTCCAACCCGAGTTGCATCGCGGCGACCGCCTCGAGATCGAACAGGGTCGCCATCCGGTCGTCGAGCAGACGACGGAGTTCGTCCCCAACGACGTGCGACTGGGGCCGGCGACCGAAGCCGCCGGTCAGGAACGCGCCAGTGGGCGCGCAGACGAGGATCGGGGCTTCCTCGTCGTCACCGGGCCCAACATGTCCGGGAAATCGACGTACATGCGACAGGTCGCCTGCATCGTCTTGCTGGCCCAGATCGGTAGTTTCGTCCCGGCAAAGGAGGCCGAGATCGGACTGGTCGACGGCATCTTCACCCGCGTCGGTGCGCTCGACGAACTCGCGCAGGGCCGGTCGACGTTCATGGTCGAGATGAGCGAGCTCTCGAACATCCTGCACGCCGCGACCGAGGAGTCGCTGGTCATCTTAGACGAGGTGGGCCGGGGCACCGCGACCTACGACGGCATCTCCATCGCGTGGGCCGCCACGGAGTACCTGCACAACGAGGTGAAAGCGAAGACGCTCTTCGCGACTCACTACCACGAACTCACCGGCCTCGCGGAAAAGCTCCCTCGCGTCGCCAACGTCCACGTCGCCGCGGACGAACGCGACGGCGACGTGACCTTCCTCCGAACGGTGCGGGACGGCCCCACCGACCGCTCCTACGGCATCCACGTCGCCGACCTAGCGGGGGTTCCCGACCCCGTCGTCGACCGCTCGAGGGACGTCCTCGAGCGGTTGCGCGAAGAGAAGGCCATCGAGGCCAAAGGCGGTGGCTCGAGCGAGCCAGTGCAGGCGGTCTTCGACCTCGGTAGCGGGACGATGCAGACGGGCGGCGAGGAGCAGGCCGCGTCGACCGACGGCGGGCCGACGGCGGCCGACGACGCCCCCGCGCTCGATCCCGAGACGGAGGCCGTCCTCGCGGACCTCGAGTCGATGGACGTGAACGCGACGCCGCCGATCGAACTCGTCTCGAAGGTTCAGGAACTACAGGAGCGACTCGAGGAGTGA
- a CDS encoding ABC transporter permease, whose protein sequence is MTAAGPDAGETPRPAGYRHLARAVLYREYLIFVRYPANAVGGLVISVFFFGLLFYGGRMVAGQALTDSIEGIIVGYFLWSLSVGAYSSISNDIGSEVQWGTLERHVMSPFGFAPVALLKGLAKIVRSFVIATILLAVMIVVTGTSLELNLGTIVVVATLSIVSVLGLGLAAGGVTVLYKQIGNWLNLLQFGFIVLISAPAFDLGWLRWLPLAQGSALLQRTMIDDVRLWEFPPADLAVLLGVAIGYFALGYAVFQWATRRARRLGVLGDY, encoded by the coding sequence ATGACCGCGGCCGGGCCCGACGCGGGCGAGACGCCGCGGCCGGCCGGCTATCGGCACCTCGCGCGGGCCGTGCTCTACCGCGAGTACCTGATCTTCGTCCGCTATCCCGCCAACGCCGTCGGCGGGCTCGTCATCTCGGTGTTCTTCTTCGGGCTGCTGTTCTACGGCGGTCGGATGGTCGCCGGGCAGGCGCTCACCGACTCGATCGAGGGGATCATCGTCGGCTACTTCCTGTGGTCGCTGTCCGTGGGCGCGTACTCCTCGATCTCGAACGACATCGGGAGCGAAGTGCAGTGGGGGACCCTCGAGCGTCACGTGATGTCGCCGTTCGGCTTCGCCCCCGTCGCGCTGCTGAAAGGGCTCGCGAAGATCGTCCGGTCGTTCGTCATCGCGACGATACTGCTGGCGGTGATGATCGTCGTCACCGGGACGAGCCTCGAGTTGAACCTGGGAACGATCGTCGTCGTCGCGACGCTCAGCATCGTCTCGGTGCTCGGCCTCGGGCTCGCGGCCGGCGGCGTCACGGTCCTCTACAAACAGATCGGCAACTGGCTCAACCTGCTCCAGTTCGGGTTCATCGTCCTGATCTCCGCGCCCGCGTTCGACCTGGGCTGGCTGCGATGGCTCCCGCTCGCTCAGGGCAGCGCACTCCTCCAGCGGACGATGATCGACGACGTCCGGCTCTGGGAGTTCCCGCCGGCCGACCTCGCGGTTCTGCTCGGCGTCGCCATCGGCTACTTCGCGCTCGGGTACGCCGTCTTCCAGTGGGCGACCCGCCGGGCGAGACGGCTCGGCGTCCTCGGGGACTACTGA
- a CDS encoding ABC transporter ATP-binding protein: MSDGEETAVGTGDGVTASALGSTGSDTRPNSLESSAMDDRDIAVSVTGLSKRFGEGDAAVTAVNDVSVDIETGSIVGLLGPNGAGKTTLIKSILGMVIPDAGTVRIRGVDLYERPREAYGFVDAMLEGARNDYWRLTVRENLRYFATIGGVDPNSVRERHDRLLAKLDLEAKADVPVRELSRGMKQKVSLASALAGGASVVFLDEPTLGLDVESSRTLQRELRRLAEEEALTVVLSSHDMDVVETVCDRVLIMSGGEIIADDTVEALLSDTDRHRVRITSSDLDAAVVSALRRRFDAMSVDLDDPSPRIEVVTDSDGLYDLMDLLRRNDVALERVRTVEPDLEDVFVDLTAADRGDR, encoded by the coding sequence ATGTCGGACGGTGAGGAGACGGCTGTGGGCACCGGCGACGGCGTTACAGCCTCGGCTCTCGGTAGTACTGGGTCAGACACTCGTCCGAACAGCCTCGAGTCGTCGGCGATGGACGACCGTGACATCGCCGTTTCGGTGACCGGGCTGTCCAAGCGGTTCGGTGAGGGTGACGCGGCGGTCACCGCCGTGAACGACGTCAGCGTCGATATCGAAACCGGCTCGATCGTCGGGTTGCTGGGGCCAAACGGTGCCGGGAAGACGACGCTCATCAAATCGATCCTCGGCATGGTGATCCCGGACGCGGGAACCGTTCGGATTCGAGGCGTCGACCTCTACGAGCGGCCGCGAGAGGCCTACGGTTTCGTCGACGCGATGTTGGAAGGGGCGCGCAACGACTACTGGCGGCTGACGGTCCGCGAGAACCTCCGCTATTTCGCCACGATCGGCGGTGTCGATCCGAACTCGGTCCGCGAGCGCCACGATCGACTGCTGGCGAAACTCGATCTCGAGGCGAAAGCGGACGTTCCGGTCCGCGAACTCTCCCGCGGAATGAAACAGAAGGTGTCGCTGGCGAGCGCCCTCGCCGGCGGCGCGTCGGTCGTCTTTCTCGACGAACCCACGCTGGGGCTCGACGTCGAGAGTTCGCGAACGCTCCAGCGGGAACTGCGGCGTCTCGCCGAGGAGGAAGCCCTCACCGTCGTCCTCAGCAGCCACGATATGGACGTCGTCGAGACGGTCTGTGATCGCGTCCTCATCATGTCCGGCGGGGAGATCATCGCGGACGACACGGTCGAGGCGCTGCTGTCCGACACGGACCGACACCGCGTTCGGATCACGAGCAGCGATCTCGACGCCGCGGTCGTGTCGGCCCTGCGACGACGGTTCGACGCGATGAGCGTCGACTTGGACGATCCCAGCCCCCGGATCGAGGTCGTGACCGACAGCGACGGACTCTACGACCTGATGGATCTCCTCCGACGCAACGACGTGGCGCTCGAGCGCGTTCGAACGGTCGAGCCCGACCTCGAGGACGTCTTCGTCGATCTGACGGCGGCCGACCGAGGTGACCGATGA
- a CDS encoding TIGR03560 family F420-dependent LLM class oxidoreductase — MSATDLSVGYILPQYGTDIGTIRATALEAERLGYDAVWLEDHFQSWIGDPRRATQECWTTLSAVAEATDRIRLGTLVTSQSYRHPALLAKMAATVDHVSDGRLELGLGGGWYEDEYQRFGYEFREPPAKRLRRLAETVEILQGLWTNDTYSHEGEHLAVDLDEAFCEPQPVQNPHPPIWIGGGGEAFTLRYTAELADGWNYGTLEPDGFAEKLDVLRDHCESEARYDEIRTSAELFVFVGETTEAAEEKRETFRDDFLPDEPSEPREFFLSGYVETAPTGTPAAVRDRLADYADAGIEEVMLAVPDAADEGDESLALLADELLA, encoded by the coding sequence ATGAGCGCGACCGACCTCTCGGTCGGCTATATCCTCCCGCAGTACGGCACCGACATCGGCACGATCCGGGCGACCGCACTCGAGGCCGAACGGCTGGGCTACGACGCGGTCTGGCTCGAGGACCACTTCCAGTCGTGGATCGGCGACCCGCGCCGGGCGACCCAGGAGTGCTGGACGACGCTGAGCGCGGTCGCCGAGGCGACCGACCGGATCCGACTGGGCACGCTCGTCACCAGCCAGTCCTACCGCCATCCGGCGCTGCTCGCGAAGATGGCGGCGACGGTCGATCACGTCAGCGACGGTCGGCTCGAGTTGGGACTGGGCGGAGGCTGGTACGAGGACGAGTATCAGCGCTTTGGCTACGAGTTCCGCGAGCCTCCCGCAAAGCGGCTCCGCCGACTGGCTGAGACCGTCGAGATCCTGCAGGGCCTGTGGACGAACGACACGTACAGCCACGAGGGCGAGCACCTCGCGGTCGACCTCGACGAAGCCTTTTGCGAACCGCAGCCGGTACAGAACCCCCACCCGCCGATCTGGATCGGCGGCGGGGGCGAGGCGTTCACCCTGCGCTACACCGCCGAGTTGGCCGACGGCTGGAACTACGGCACGCTCGAGCCCGACGGCTTCGCGGAGAAACTCGACGTGTTGCGGGACCACTGCGAGAGCGAAGCGCGGTACGACGAGATCCGCACGTCCGCCGAACTGTTCGTCTTCGTCGGCGAGACCACCGAGGCGGCCGAAGAGAAACGCGAAACGTTCCGGGACGACTTCCTGCCCGACGAGCCGAGCGAACCCCGCGAGTTCTTCCTCTCGGGCTACGTCGAGACCGCTCCCACCGGAACGCCGGCCGCGGTCCGCGACCGACTCGCCGACTACGCCGACGCCGGCATCGAGGAGGTCATGCTCGCGGTTCCCGACGCGGCCGACGAGGGTGACGAGAGCCTCGCATTACTGGCCGACGAATTGCTCGCGTAG
- the thiD gene encoding bifunctional hydroxymethylpyrimidine kinase/phosphomethylpyrimidine kinase has product MRTPAPEQRPVGLTIAGSDSGGGAGIQADLATMAAHGVFGTSAITAVTAQNTRGVESSHVLPIEEIEAQLEAVTDDFDVGAAKTGMLATTEVIETVAEYAREFDFPLVVDPVMVATSGDRLLEAEAERAYEDLLSRATVVTPNADEAEVLTDVAVTDEETAREAGEAVLETGVDAVLVKGGHVPGERVRDVLVTEETVRTFDHPRVDTDATHGSGCALAAAITARLANGAALEPAVAGATDFLARAVRYHYDVGEGHGAVNHMAPLRNEAAREVTAEDVQAVVEQVVDADVSALVPEVGMNVVGATPYAESVAETAAVEGRITRTLSGVHPNRGVRFGASSHVARFLLSAREFVPDLRFAVNCRFDADVEDALEALEWPVAEYDRGEQPTAVEETEGRTMGWGARQAFADRDEPPVAVVDRGEVGKEALVKLVAPDAETLADRTLALDEEVAE; this is encoded by the coding sequence ATGAGAACGCCAGCACCCGAACAGCGGCCGGTCGGGCTGACGATCGCGGGCAGTGACTCCGGCGGCGGCGCGGGGATTCAGGCCGACCTCGCGACGATGGCCGCCCACGGCGTCTTCGGCACGTCGGCGATCACCGCCGTCACCGCCCAGAACACGCGCGGCGTCGAGTCCTCTCACGTCCTCCCGATCGAAGAGATCGAGGCGCAACTCGAGGCCGTCACCGACGACTTCGACGTGGGCGCGGCCAAGACGGGAATGCTCGCGACGACCGAGGTCATCGAGACCGTCGCCGAGTACGCTCGCGAGTTCGACTTCCCGCTGGTGGTCGACCCCGTCATGGTCGCGACCTCCGGCGACCGGCTGCTCGAGGCCGAGGCCGAACGAGCCTACGAGGACCTCCTGAGCCGGGCGACCGTCGTGACCCCCAACGCCGACGAGGCCGAGGTGTTGACCGACGTGGCCGTCACCGACGAGGAGACGGCCCGCGAGGCCGGCGAGGCGGTCCTCGAGACCGGCGTCGACGCGGTCCTCGTCAAGGGCGGCCACGTCCCCGGCGAGCGCGTTCGAGACGTGCTCGTCACCGAGGAGACGGTCCGAACCTTCGACCACCCCCGCGTCGACACGGACGCCACCCACGGCTCGGGCTGTGCGCTCGCTGCGGCGATCACGGCCCGGCTGGCGAACGGAGCGGCGCTCGAGCCGGCCGTGGCGGGCGCGACCGACTTCCTCGCGCGCGCGGTCCGATACCACTACGACGTTGGCGAGGGCCACGGCGCGGTCAACCACATGGCGCCGCTGCGAAACGAGGCCGCCCGCGAGGTGACCGCCGAGGACGTGCAGGCGGTCGTCGAGCAGGTCGTCGACGCCGACGTCTCGGCGCTGGTACCCGAAGTCGGCATGAACGTCGTCGGCGCGACGCCCTACGCCGAGTCCGTCGCCGAGACCGCCGCCGTCGAGGGCCGGATCACCCGCACCCTCTCGGGGGTCCACCCGAACCGCGGCGTTCGGTTCGGCGCCTCGAGCCACGTCGCTCGCTTCCTCCTGTCGGCGCGGGAGTTCGTCCCCGATCTGCGATTCGCCGTCAACTGTCGGTTCGACGCCGACGTGGAAGACGCGCTCGAGGCCCTCGAGTGGCCGGTCGCGGAGTACGATCGCGGCGAGCAGCCGACCGCGGTCGAGGAGACCGAGGGACGGACGATGGGCTGGGGCGCCAGGCAGGCGTTCGCGGATCGGGACGAACCCCCCGTCGCGGTCGTCGACCGCGGCGAGGTTGGCAAGGAGGCGCTCGTGAAACTGGTCGCGCCGGACGCCGAGACGCTCGCCGATCGGACGCTAGCACTCGACGAGGAGGTGGCCGAATGA
- a CDS encoding DUF7537 family lipoprotein has protein sequence MNERSRSRRRYLVTLGAVGATALAGCQEQTDANATGTDGETDGPTSNGNGAGLSDDGIEDPSALISTTQSTLTKQGYELTEELSTTGMELNERSQRTRSSPTAERQLSVLETASKTSRTFADGGAYYVQTTENGETTTSTQELNGSFERTHTPDHLTRKRSLGGVLEAGSYVSAGTTTRNGRELRQFDLESIGIQQPGVEISSSSGTVLATDDGVVFEATLSFEGSAEGTAITREQSVAVTELGEVTVERPSWVDAAEQ, from the coding sequence ATGAACGAACGCTCGCGATCGAGGCGGCGCTATCTGGTTACTCTCGGCGCAGTCGGCGCGACCGCGCTGGCGGGATGCCAGGAGCAGACCGACGCCAACGCGACCGGAACCGACGGGGAAACGGACGGACCGACGAGTAACGGGAACGGGGCTGGCCTCAGCGACGACGGTATCGAGGACCCGTCAGCACTCATCTCGACGACCCAGAGCACGCTGACGAAGCAGGGGTACGAACTCACCGAGGAGCTATCGACGACCGGCATGGAGCTGAACGAACGCTCACAGCGCACGCGCAGCAGCCCCACGGCCGAGCGACAGCTCTCCGTTCTCGAGACCGCATCGAAGACGAGTCGAACCTTCGCCGACGGCGGGGCCTACTACGTCCAGACGACGGAGAACGGGGAGACGACGACATCGACGCAGGAGCTAAACGGCTCGTTCGAGCGGACACACACGCCCGATCACCTCACCAGAAAACGGAGCCTCGGCGGCGTCCTCGAGGCCGGAAGCTACGTCTCCGCGGGGACGACCACGCGAAACGGCCGCGAGCTTCGACAGTTCGACCTCGAGTCGATCGGGATTCAGCAACCGGGCGTCGAGATCTCGAGTTCGAGCGGGACGGTGCTGGCCACCGACGACGGGGTCGTCTTCGAGGCCACGCTCTCGTTCGAGGGGAGCGCCGAGGGCACGGCGATCACGCGCGAGCAGTCGGTCGCCGTCACCGAACTCGGCGAGGTCACGGTCGAGCGGCCGTCCTGGGTCGACGCGGCAGAGCAGTAA
- a CDS encoding heme NO-binding domain-containing protein — protein sequence MHGIILKTLQAFVVDTYGEDAWLAVQRDADIEEKVYVPVTVYPDGDVYEIARTAGELTDQSPRTILTQYGEWVVPALLETYDLHIDDEWQGLELIANIQQFHTSLRTRDMTTVTTPRIRSERIDENRVRITYDSDRKLCDVARGAIQGVAERFDEELVAEERTCMHEGDDACRFDIRRPVSARPGVAADSSTEDAAETDVGFEFDSSADAGTGGTHD from the coding sequence ATGCACGGAATAATTCTGAAGACGCTGCAGGCGTTCGTCGTCGACACGTACGGCGAGGACGCCTGGCTGGCGGTCCAGCGAGACGCCGACATCGAGGAGAAAGTCTACGTGCCGGTCACGGTCTATCCGGACGGCGATGTCTACGAAATCGCGCGGACCGCCGGCGAACTCACCGACCAGTCTCCGCGGACGATCCTGACCCAGTACGGCGAGTGGGTCGTTCCGGCGCTGCTCGAGACCTACGATCTTCACATCGACGACGAGTGGCAGGGACTCGAGTTGATCGCGAACATCCAGCAGTTCCACACGTCGCTGCGGACGCGAGACATGACGACGGTGACGACGCCCCGAATCCGCTCCGAACGGATCGACGAAAACCGCGTGCGGATCACCTACGACTCCGACCGAAAGCTCTGTGACGTTGCCCGCGGCGCGATTCAGGGCGTCGCCGAGCGCTTCGACGAGGAATTGGTGGCCGAGGAGCGGACGTGTATGCACGAGGGCGACGATGCCTGTCGGTTCGATATCCGGCGGCCCGTGTCCGCACGTCCGGGCGTCGCGGCGGACTCGAGCACCGAAGATGCCGCGGAGACGGACGTCGGGTTCGAGTTCGACTCGTCGGCCGACGCGGGAACCGGAGGAACGCATGACTGA
- a CDS encoding methyl-accepting chemotaxis protein, producing the protein MTEAATAADGESPIPASIQSQRPFGFAIAVVCLGVVAVSAAAIGLGEVSVTVIGVGLAGAVATGTSAGVVAAVSDARDAPRERDNLRDGIAEVTDRTARLADDDPDVSFATDRDDEFARLEAALASVQQRLAAGERTDRSLDDLERTVETHAETTRAVAEGDLTRRFEGSDDHGAIDDLAGNSNAMLAEIEDTFGTLKSFSGEVVTYSRELTTSMETVRAEGERTSESLTAVVSDNEEQNEQLRTVAAEMESFSTTIEEIAATASEVADTADKTARAGQEGSRAADDAIEGMDVIDAETERTLEEIEELEAEAERIDDLVESISDIAEQTNMLALNANIEATRSDSGGEQGFGAVADEIQNLSEEVYESVQAVEERLEGLKRRAIAAADEVRTSRDRIEDSVADVEAAAGALERIADLAERTNDGVQEISAATEQQASATEEVVVLVENAAETSDETARTSARAARRASAQADALSHVARSATVLTEQAGELNAQLERYDTESGYDLPEARTADDVDPEAVSTADPTPGTVDGGSGSR; encoded by the coding sequence ATGACTGAGGCCGCGACGGCCGCCGACGGCGAGTCGCCGATACCGGCGTCGATCCAGTCGCAGCGCCCGTTTGGCTTCGCCATCGCGGTCGTCTGTCTTGGCGTGGTCGCCGTCAGCGCCGCCGCGATCGGGCTCGGCGAGGTTTCGGTGACGGTCATCGGCGTCGGCCTCGCCGGCGCGGTCGCAACGGGTACGAGCGCGGGGGTCGTCGCGGCGGTCTCCGACGCACGAGACGCACCGCGGGAACGGGACAACCTGCGCGACGGGATCGCCGAGGTGACCGATCGGACGGCGCGGCTCGCCGACGATGACCCGGACGTGTCCTTCGCGACCGATCGGGACGACGAATTCGCCCGGCTCGAGGCGGCCCTTGCCTCGGTGCAGCAACGGCTCGCGGCGGGCGAGCGGACCGATCGGTCGCTCGACGATCTCGAGCGGACGGTCGAAACCCACGCCGAGACGACGCGAGCGGTCGCCGAGGGCGATCTCACCCGGCGGTTCGAGGGGTCGGACGACCACGGTGCGATCGACGACTTGGCCGGCAACTCGAACGCGATGCTCGCCGAGATCGAGGACACGTTCGGGACGCTGAAGTCGTTCTCCGGCGAGGTCGTCACCTACAGCCGCGAACTCACCACGAGCATGGAGACGGTCCGCGCGGAGGGCGAGCGGACCAGCGAGTCGCTGACCGCGGTCGTCAGCGACAACGAGGAGCAAAACGAGCAGCTGCGAACCGTCGCGGCCGAGATGGAGTCGTTCTCGACGACGATCGAGGAGATCGCCGCGACGGCATCAGAGGTCGCCGACACCGCGGACAAGACCGCCCGCGCCGGCCAGGAGGGGAGCCGCGCCGCGGACGACGCGATCGAGGGGATGGACGTGATCGACGCGGAGACCGAACGCACCCTCGAGGAGATCGAGGAACTCGAGGCCGAAGCCGAGCGGATCGACGACCTCGTCGAGTCGATCAGCGACATCGCCGAGCAGACCAACATGCTGGCGCTCAACGCCAATATCGAGGCGACGCGGTCCGACAGCGGCGGCGAGCAAGGGTTCGGCGCGGTCGCCGACGAGATCCAGAACCTCTCCGAGGAGGTCTACGAGTCGGTCCAGGCCGTCGAAGAGCGCCTCGAGGGACTCAAACGCCGGGCGATCGCGGCGGCGGACGAGGTCCGGACGAGCCGCGATCGCATCGAGGACAGCGTCGCCGACGTCGAGGCGGCCGCGGGCGCACTCGAGCGGATCGCCGACCTCGCCGAGCGGACCAACGACGGCGTCCAGGAGATTTCCGCGGCGACCGAACAGCAGGCCTCGGCGACAGAAGAGGTCGTCGTGCTGGTCGAAAACGCCGCCGAGACGAGCGACGAGACGGCCCGAACCTCCGCCAGAGCGGCTCGACGGGCGTCCGCTCAGGCCGACGCCCTCTCTCACGTCGCTCGCAGCGCGACCGTCCTCACCGAGCAGGCCGGCGAGCTGAACGCCCAACTCGAGCGTTACGACACCGAGAGCGGCTACGACCTCCCCGAAGCGCGAACCGCGGACGACGTGGATCCGGAAGCGGTCTCGACGGCCGACCCGACGCCGGGGACGGTCGACGGCGGTAGCGGGAGCCGATAG